The Micromonospora sp. WMMD961 genome has a segment encoding these proteins:
- a CDS encoding EamA family transporter, with translation MPVTEILLPTPPPTDTPPARRGGVVAVGLVLGGALSVQFGSAVAALLFPRTGVAGAVTLRLTISAVLLLVVCRPRLRGHDRSAWLAVGAFGLALAGMNSLFYQAIERIPLGPAVTLEVLGPLALSVFSARRLASWAWAGLALAGVALLGQGGFDRLNPVGVAFAFGAGAMWAAYIVLSARVGGRFPGADGLALSLTLAALVTLPLGIVDGGAVLLDPPVLALGAALAVLASGLPYTLELLALRRMPTATFAVLMSLGPAVATLAGWLVLRQELTVLECAAIALVITASIGAVRVNAAAARPPGRR, from the coding sequence GTGCCCGTGACCGAGATCCTGCTGCCCACGCCACCGCCGACCGACACACCACCAGCCCGGCGTGGTGGCGTCGTCGCCGTGGGACTGGTGCTCGGCGGGGCGCTGTCGGTGCAGTTCGGCTCCGCCGTGGCCGCCTTGCTCTTCCCGCGTACCGGAGTGGCCGGCGCGGTCACCCTGCGGCTGACGATCTCGGCGGTGCTGCTGCTCGTGGTGTGCCGACCCCGACTGCGCGGACACGACCGGTCGGCCTGGCTCGCGGTGGGCGCGTTCGGGCTCGCGCTGGCCGGCATGAACTCGCTCTTCTACCAGGCCATCGAACGCATCCCGCTGGGCCCGGCGGTGACGCTGGAGGTCCTCGGCCCCCTCGCGCTGTCGGTGTTCAGCGCCCGGCGACTCGCCAGTTGGGCCTGGGCGGGGCTCGCACTGGCCGGGGTGGCGCTGCTCGGGCAGGGTGGCTTCGACCGGCTGAACCCGGTCGGGGTGGCCTTCGCGTTCGGCGCGGGCGCCATGTGGGCCGCGTACATCGTGCTGAGCGCCCGGGTCGGCGGCCGGTTCCCGGGCGCGGACGGGCTGGCCCTGTCGCTGACCCTCGCCGCGCTGGTCACGCTGCCACTGGGCATCGTCGACGGCGGCGCGGTGCTGCTCGACCCGCCGGTGCTGGCGCTCGGTGCCGCCCTCGCGGTGCTCGCCTCCGGGCTGCCCTACACCCTGGAACTGCTGGCGCTACGGCGGATGCCCACTGCCACGTTCGCGGTGCTGATGAGCCTCGGCCCGGCCGTCGCCACCCTCGCCGGCTGGCTGGTGCTGCGGCAGGAGCTGACGGTGCTGGAATGCGCCGCCATCGCGCTGGTCATCACGGCCAGCATCGGTGCGGTACGGGTCAACGCAGCAGCCGCACGGCCCCCGGGACGGCGCTGA